Within Styela clava chromosome 8, kaStyClav1.hap1.2, whole genome shotgun sequence, the genomic segment cttagataccaattggcactcatataaactggtaagactgtaagaggcacgcgatggagccgATACtcagagtatccatcccccagctgtcatttgagtgggtactgctgtttttattgcagatgttactgatctttttgtattaaagatttactggcatcaccgatttaaggatgttggaaaccaacacgcaatattacgaaacttactttcaacacgcggtttgaatgaatgaaaaagctgaaactagtattctttagaacagcatacaaattctatggaatgaaatcatacacaaaagctcgtcaaaaacctatagctcaataatcgagtggaatttgatgcatgtgcgcaaaaatgtgtgCGTTACTActtacaaccgaagcacgcaggaaaatgtgtgtgatgtactagtattcaaaacgtttgactaaactatgttggcataacaggtgcacatctcggtttcgcatacgcataccttctatctccacaaggatatattaattttgccaaagtcaatgcagcactgaaaggttgcagttcttccaaaagaaaacacgtttcacatctttagataccagtggatggttttacatggccttgttcggagtgaaagacgaggtcaaatatttcaatccaattcaactaataaaatatttcccaagtccctaagcttaaactagaaaaacgaaatgcgcgcggcaacgcaaatgtagtttgaagagcgctgtagaaagtggctagatgctatcgatggatcttggcttgtattagtgaaataaactaccatttattccactaaaattgaatttctgacattgtaaggagattcagtgttactatgtatgcaaaactaaaccatgtagttatgaaataattgtttttaacaaaaaggcgctcccgaagtattcgtgccaggatggcgcacaacctgaactttgTATGtttatcaggttagggttcaggatgtgcgtcatcttagaccgaatactttaaatccacctAAAAAAAATCCATTGATTCCGAGATTGTGTTGTAAAGCAAAATGTAGAATAGTTACCACCAATTTGCTTCGCCAGTGCTTTATTTTCAGCTTCCATTTTCAGCCTCGAATAAATTTATTGCATCCCACATCACATCACTATGAACGCAAAAATTATGAGATTCAGGTGCTGCAAAACCATACAATAGATTTGGTAACTTCGTGAGGCGggaaaaatagtttattttctAGTAGAAATCCACGGATTTGAACAGATATAAAACAGAGCAGTAAAAACGCATACGACCTTAACAGCAATCCACCCAGGAGTACATCCTGCTGATATCATTGTTTTCAGTAATTACAAGCAGGCTATCCGTACACTGTGAAAAAAGTATTTTCAAGCTGAAATAGATATAAATATGgagctaccgtgtttcctcgaaaataagaaaGTGTCTCATTTCAAAACACTAGGGCccattttcgggggatgtctattattttcatttgtcaaaaacaaaattacaaagtacaGAATTAGGagatttacaaatataaaatatatgaaactgatattcatttacttaaaTGACACGGTTTTCTCGCTCACACGTTttatattaatcatttaaaacgtgtagaaaagatttcttgctatcgactaggtaaaAAAAACGTGGTATTGACTTGGTcctattttaaggggagggcttatatcaAAATTATTCTTAATATTGAGACTAGGTCTTGTTTTCaggttaggtcttattttcggggaaacacgagTACTTGAGTATAGTTTTGTTGTCATTCTAATTTGCATTGTTTTTTATTCGGCTCCTTTCAACGTTAAGATTTGAATTTTGGTTCTGACACTAAAAAAGATTGGAAGCCACTGGTATATGAATATTACTTGAATGGCGTACATTTATACTGAGTTGGCAGTATTCGCATATGATACTGACTTTTCTATGAACATGCCACAAAcgactgtatatgtatattgagttGTTAATATAAGTCTATGACATTGGCTGTGTATGCCATTACTTGAATGGGTGTATTAATATGTGTCTATGTTATGGATAGTGACTCTAAATATACACAATAAGGCCAACTATAGCAACTTTATCGTTTACCAACACCATGGTCACAAAATCTAATATCAATACCTGGTTTACCCTCTGAAACCTAGAATATGCACTGATGTCCACATGTTTcaatattgtttattatgagATATAAAAGaaccaataaaaatatcaattcatTCACAGGAAATTTCACTGAAAATCAGTTGCACATAAACgaacaaataataaaacatgCGTTGCCGAATTTTGCTATAAATAAAGATTAATAAAACAATTAACAATACTCGAGAATTTATCACCAAAACATAGATAGATGATTAAATATCATCTATATATGTATTCTAGTTCGCAGATCACTCATTTTATTTGCCTAGTCGGAGTAGATACGATAATAAATTCAGTCAAAAGTTTTGAATTGTTCGTTTCGATGATATCgttgtatattttatttgaaaactcCGGATTTGGCGGCAACTCCTCCTCTTGGTCCGATGTTCATTTTTCCTCCTGCTTGTCTCTTGTTTTTCGAGAATTTTCCCATGTATTCGTTCACTCGTTGACGAAGTTGGtttatctgaaaatattatgaaaattttacatgggcattattaaaaaaatagaaaaacaaacaaacatttgtTGCCAGAGCTTACATCATATTTTTGTCGATCAATTCTTTGttcaaaatcgtatttttcTTCTTCCAATGTGAAAAGCCAGTCCCACAACTCTTGTGCTTTTTCTTGAAGTCTGAAAAGAAGAGTAATAATTGGTAACTGGTAGTTTTGAACAACTAATTTCATGTATATCAATATAAAGAAATACTTACTTATCGCTGTTCAAATGATCGATGTTCAGTGGTTTTCTTCGGTCAGCCAATATCTTCTTCTTCTTTTCACGATCTGTCTGTCTCTTGTTGGGTTTGTTCTTTTCGGCCTTCATTTTTAGTACAGCGTTAAATAAATTTCTCTTTTATCTTATTTAAAACCATTATAACGAGCATTGAATAAACTTACTCTTGCCAAGTATCCACCGTAGTGAAGAGACATGTTTGCTATTGCTGCCTTTTTACGAGCTTCTTCTTCCACTCTTTTttgttcttcttcttcttccttTCTCTTTCTCTCTTCCtggaatatgaaaaaataatacgatagatataagaaatattttttaaaatgaaaaactgcAATGAATGGctctttttttatcaattcatttttaattacttGGATGATTCTACTTACCTTTTCGCGAGCCATTCTTTCTTTCTCTCGTTCTTGACGAATTCTCATTTGTTCCTCACGCTTCTCTTTTCGTTTTTCAATTCTTACTCGTAGTTGTTCAATATCTTCTTCGTCCTTCTTTCTCGTTTCAAAGTGGGCTTGGATGAGTCCCTGAAGCTCGCTAAGATCCTTGTCCATTCTTTTACGTTGGATATCCTCAAGATCAAGAACTTCTCCGTCGGGAATTTTTGGAGGTGCCATGGCAGGCatggaaaatctacaaataaaaGTGATGGACAATGAATTGAATAGATTTCCTATATTTATCATACTTCATTATTTCactatttttggaaatttaGGTCTTTTGCATTTTAGAAATATGGATTTTCCGACAAATTATGGCAATAAACTGAAAATGGTATTGGCAAGTTTTTTGGTAAACTAGATTTTTAGAAAATTCAACTTCAACATGTTACAAAAACTATAACAAATCACACTAGCCAGCGAAAATGAAATTTGATCAAATCATAAAGCATTTTTTTTACTTACTTTGGTGGCGCTGGTTTGTCATTTTTCTCTTCTGGTTTTGTTTCCTCGACCTTCTCAGGTTCGGGTTCAGCTTCCTCCTGCAATGTGAAATTTAAGTTGGTAGTTTTCAGTTTATATAAGGTACAATAATGAAAGTATGCAAATTATTGCTTATataagaaaaataaacaaatggcAATAACCTGAACTTCTACTTGTTCCTCCTCTTCAACTTCTTCTACCTAAGAGTCaaataacaaattgaaatgTGGGAAATAAACAACTCGCAAGATTTTAATTAATATCGAAATTTACTGTTTAAATTATTtggtaaaatatatttgtctGTGTGTCTATAAATTATGAACGCATCAGCTCTAGaaaaaattctacaaatttAAGAGAGCTCGCTTACCTCAGATTCGTATTCAGATTCGTGATCCGACATATTGAAAGGGTTAGGAtatctaaatataaaaacaatttgcTATGGTCACAGTTCACGGTTTCGCACATCGAAACAAAACCAACACAAAGCCTATATTTAATATATGAATCTTCATCCGAACTTTACTATGAATAGTATATAGTCTTAGTAGATATAGTCTTGAATATTACACTGACAAGCAAAGTAATGCATACCTTTTATTTACTGAAGAACGAATGTAAAATTGGAAGACACAAGTCGAGAGTGATTTGGAATACTGCCGTTAGTATTTTATAAGCGAGTTGATTCGCACCTTCTACTATGGAAGCGACAATGTGTTCGCTGATGGCTGAACTGAAAAACGTTCGCCGTACTCGTCGCTGTAAGTTATCACCTGAAGTGTGAACAGATGTCTTTTTCGAGGAGGTTTGCCGTCagaagcttttttttttaccagTTAAGCGCAAAAGACATAGGACAACGTTTTGGcgtttttagaaaatttcatttaccTGATAAAACGACGATCCGTCCTATAGGTCTCATAATtgagtaatttgaaaaaatggtCTACATTCCATATGACATGACATATTTATGGAAGTACAGAAAGTACATTGGTTTTGAATAATTTCTGAAGCATATGTCGTGTGTGTCTGTATAGTGTGGCTTGCGTATAGTTCTATTATGTTGACATAAacaaacaattatatatatatatataggatgtCAATATGAAACGTGCTacacaatttttcagttttcagcCATTG encodes:
- the LOC120345870 gene encoding troponin T, fast skeletal muscle isoforms-like; its protein translation is MSDHESEYESEVEEVEEEEQVEVQEEAEPEPEKVEETKPEEKNDKPAPPKFSMPAMAPPKIPDGEVLDLEDIQRKRMDKDLSELQGLIQAHFETRKKDEEDIEQLRVRIEKRKEKREEQMRIRQEREKERMAREKEERKRKEEEEEQKRVEEEARKKAAIANMSLHYGGYLARAEKNKPNKRQTDREKKKKILADRRKPLNIDHLNSDKLQEKAQELWDWLFTLEEEKYDFEQRIDRQKYDINQLRQRVNEYMGKFSKNKRQAGGKMNIGPRGGVAAKSGVFK